One Pyrus communis chromosome 4, drPyrComm1.1, whole genome shotgun sequence genomic region harbors:
- the LOC137732903 gene encoding uncharacterized protein: MDVEHGDGARRGRQEMVVDASQVEVSAKGWRKPEFGRLKLNTDAAWQKETKVGGVGWVFRDFARIPKMVGGNGGEYFLSSNMAKAATIKQGLEMCVLRGFHASEEALEVESNSKGLVQMLNKEIQIDVLMEVYLVDIWNMMQSFQSVKFIFTPQQCNRAAQMVVAYILKHGESFGWDDLGPEFLFNVLAEDANVSIHI; the protein is encoded by the coding sequence ATGGATGTGGAGCATGGGGATGGGGCTAGACGTGGACGACAAGAAATGGTGGTGGATGCTTCCCAGGTTGAAGTCAGCGCAAAGGGATGGAGGAAACCTGAATTTGGCAGGTTAAAATTAAATACTGATGCGGCATGGCAGAAGGAAACAAAGGTAGGTGGAGTGGGTTGGGTCTTTCGTGACTTTGCCAGAATTCCAAAGATGGTGGGAGGAAATGGTGGGGAGTATTTCTTATCGTCAAATATGGCTAAGGCGGCAACCATAAAACAGGGTCTGGAGATGTGTGTTTTAAGGGGATTTCATGCGTCCGAGGAGGCATTGGAGGTGGAGTCTAATTCAAAAGGTTTGGTTCAAATGTTAAATAAGGAGATTCAAATTGATGTGTTGATGGAGGTCTATTTAGTTGATATTTGGAATATGATGCAGTCATTCCAATCGGtgaaatttatctttacccctCAACAATGCAATCGTGCAGCCCAGATGGTGGTGGCGTATATTCTTAAGCATGGCGAGAGCTTTGGTTGGGATGACTTAGGACctgaatttttgtttaatgttcTAGCAGAAGATGCAAATGTTTCCATTCATATTTGA